A single genomic interval of Juglans regia cultivar Chandler chromosome 1, Walnut 2.0, whole genome shotgun sequence harbors:
- the LOC109009530 gene encoding cytokinin dehydrogenase 2-like: MAGNFVLIPKYLTTVFIVSIFLVGLSEEGTTFFPPKDIADKFRNDPETLKLASTDYGHIVHEIPATVFHPTSANEIATLVKSAYNSSVPIKIAARGHGHSVRGQAMSRNGVVINMTALNDPDHLRKAGSRISVSRSPSLGFYADVGGEQLWIDVLQTTLTHGLAPVSWTDYLYLTVGGTLSNAGISGQTFRFGPQISNVHEMDVITGKGDFVTCSAKVNSELYYAVLGGLGQFGIITRARIALEPAPKRVKWLRILYTNFSQFSKDQERLISSNNINGRSTTSSSHKNYGFDYVEGSLLLNQGPPDLSFYPKPDQPRISSLVTKYGIVFCLEVAKYYDDHTAPITVDKELEVLLKGLGFVPGFKFVKDVAVVDFLNRVASEEQALRSKGLWDIPHPWLNIFIPKSRILEFESAVFGHMILKENIPAGLVLIYPTNRNKWNDKMSAVIPEEDVFYVVSMLRSSGYNNWEEFDAQNKMILKLCVRMGIKFKLYLSHYETQEDWRNHFGLKWATFQDRKAQFDPKHILAPGQTIFN, translated from the exons ATGGCTGGAAACTTCGtcctaattccaaaatatttgacGACCGTTTTCATTGTCAGCATCTTTTTGGTCGGGTTGTCGGAGGAAGGGACAACCTTTTTCCCACCCAAAGACATTGCAGATAAGTTTCGTAACGACCCTGAGACCCTCAAACTAGCCTCTACAGATTATGGCCATATAGTTCATGAAATCCCAGCAACAGTCTTTCATCCAACCTCTGCAAATGAAATTGCAACCTTAGTTAAATCCGCGTACAACAGTTCTGTCCCCATTAAAATAGCCGCAAGAGGTCATGGCCATTCCGTACGAGGACAAGCTATGTCTCGTAACGGTGTTGTGATAAACATGACAGCCTTGAATGACCCTGATCATCTTAGAAAGGCCGGCTCAAGAATATCCGTCTCGAGAAGTCCGTCGTTGGGGTTTTACGCTGACGTTGGAGGGGAGCAGCTTTGGATAGACGTGTTGCAGACCACACTAACACATGGACTTGCACCGGTTTCATGGACAGACTACTTGTATCTAACGGTTGGGGGGACTCTCTCCAATGCAGGGATCAGTGGGCAAACTTTTCGTTTCGGACCTCAGATCAGCAATGTTCATGAAATGGATGTTATCACAG gAAAAGGGGATTTTGTGACATGCTCCGCTAAGGTGAACTCGGAGCTATATTATGCTGTGCTTGGAGGTTTAGGCCAGTTTGGGATTATAACCAGAGCAAGAATAGCTCTAGAACCAGCTCCAAAAAGG GTTAAGTGGCTACGAATACTATACACCAACTTCTCTCAGTTTTCCAAAGACCAAGAACGTTTGATCtcatcaaataatattaatggaaGATCAACGACGTCGTCGTCACATAAGAATTATGGATTTGATTATGTAGAAGGTTCGCTTCTACTGAATCAAGGTCCTCCAGATCTTTCCTTTTACCCTAAACCTGACCAGCCAAGAATTTCTTCTCTGGTAACAAAATATGGAATCGTCTTCTGCCTAGAAGTCGCCAAGTACTACGATGATCACACTGCACCAATTACTGTGGACAAG gaactgGAAGTTTTGCTCAAGGGATTAGGGTTCGTTCCTGGATTTAAGTTCGTGAAAGATGTAGCAGTCGTAGACTTTCTGAATAGAGTTGCAAGTGAAGAGCAAGCCCTTAGATCGAAAGGTCTATGGGATATTCCTCATCCATGGTTGAATATCTTTATACCAAAATCTCGTATCTTGGAGTTCGAGTCCGCTGTTTTCGGGCATATGATTCTTAAAGAAAACATTCCAGCAGGACTCGTTCTAATTTACCCCACGAACCGAAACAA GTGGAATGATAAGATGTCAGCAGTAATACCCGAGGAGGATGTTTTCTACGTGGTAAGTATGTTGCGGTCAAGTGGATACAATAACTGGGAGGAATTTGACGCCCAaaacaaaatgatattaaaGCTTTGCGTTCGTATGGGCATCAAGTTCAAGCTCTATCTTTCACACTACGAAACACAAGAAGATTGGAGAAACCATTTTGGCTTGAAATGGGCAACTTTTCAAGACAGAAAAGCTCAGTTCGATCCAAAACATATATTAGCACCTGGACAGACGATATTCAATTAG
- the LOC109009536 gene encoding translation machinery-associated protein 22, producing MAEKPQPVRVLYCAVCSLPAEYCEFGPDFEKCKPWLIQNAPEIYPDLIKEANAKEADKVSQQFQSTGISSDGATPSAPKQEEVKRLPGGKIKKKDKQEVVIEKVVRNKRKCITTVKGLELFGVKLSDASKKLGKKFATGASVVKGPTEKEQIDVQGDISYDIVEFITESWPDVPETAIFFIEDGRKVPAA from the exons ATGGCAGAGAAGCCCCAACCGGTTCGCGTATTGTACTGTGCGGTCTGCAGTTTGCCGGCGGAGTACTGCGAATTTGGACCCGATTTCGAAAAATGCAAGCCCTGGTTAATCCAAAACGCCCCGGAAATCTACCCTGATCTCATAAAAG AGGCCAATGCAAAGGAAGCTGATAAAGTTTCCCAGCAGTTCCAATCCACTGGTATTTCTTCAGATGGAGCTACTCCTTCAG CACCAAAGCAAGAAGAAGTAAAACGTCTTCCTGGTgggaagataaagaaaaaa GATAAGCAAGAAGTAGTTATTGAAAAGGTTGTACGTAACAAGCGAAAGTGCATTACCACTGTAAAAGGGTTGGAACTTTTTG GTGTTAAACTTAGTGATGCTTCGAAGAAGCTTGGGAAAAAGTTTGCCACGGGAGCTTCTGTTGTTAAG GGGCCTACTGAGAAGGAGCAGATTGATGTTCAAGGGGACATATCCTATGACATTGTGGAGTTCATTACAGAGAGCTGGCCTGAT GTTCCAGAAACAGCAATTTTCTTTATTGAAGATGGAAGGAAGGTCCCAGCTGCTTGA
- the LOC109009155 gene encoding LOB domain-containing protein 7-like produces the protein MNKETGNMQACASCKHQRRKCDESCELAPYFPASRYREFQNAHRLFGVSNILKILSAVEPSQKEAAAESILMEGNARKKDPVHGCLGIVRSLEAQIEFYGKQLDFVTQCLALFREREKLELHQRKQNLDAYISRSSTSSASPLATQLDDDDDDDQLDHGFKYLTPLLLPELHGEYLGGTKNSRSNDKYNYQSTLEEGVDVKPFDIHHLDQMLESYQQDSFAASFRSGPGESSTCPISKAHGRQPLERVGEGDAQNEVGSFTKGKDDRDFKDAE, from the exons ATGAACAAGGAGACAGGAAATATGCAGGCCTGTGCTTCATGCAAGCATCAAAGGAGAAAATGTGACGAAAGCTGTGAGCTAGCTCCATACTTCCCGGCAAGCAGGTATAGAGAGTTTCAAAATGCGCACAGGCTCTTTGGGGTGAGCAACATTCTAAAGATCTTAAGTGCAGTCGAGCCAAGCCAAAAAGAAGCTGCTGCTGAATCAATACTCATGGAAGGAAACGCAAGGAAAAAGGATCCTGTGCATGGTTGTCTTGGTATTGTCCGCAGCCTTGAGGCCCAGATCGAGTTTTATGGAAAGCAGCTTGATTTTGTGACTCAGTGCCTTGCCCTTTTCCGTGAGAGGGAGAAGCTTGAGCTGCATCAGCGAAAGCAGAACTTGGACGCTTATATAAGCAGAAGTAGTACTAGTTCAGCTTCTCCATTAGCAACGCAgcttgatgatgatgacgacgatgaTCAACTTGATCATGGGTTTAAATATCTGACACCACTTCTGCTGCCCGAATTA CATGGCGAATATTTAGGAGGCACGAAAAACTCTCGATccaatgataaatataattatcagTCAACCTTAGAAGAAGGTGTGGATGTGAAACCCTTTGACATCCACCATTTAGATCAAATGTTGGAATCTTATCAGCAGGATAGTTTTGCTGCAAGTTTCAGATCAGGACCTGGAGAATCTTCCACCTG TCCGATCTCCAAAGCCCATGGGAGGCAGCCTTTGGAGCGTGTTGGTGAGGGAGATGCACAAAACGAGGTCGGGTCATTTACAAAAGGAAAGGACGATAGAGACTTTAAGGATGCAGAATGa